One Dictyoglomus thermophilum H-6-12 DNA window includes the following coding sequences:
- the infB gene encoding translation initiation factor IF-2 has protein sequence MKKRIYELSKELGIDNKDLLKILSDLGINVKSALNVIDEEVEEIVRELVLGKAEGSKEEPKTPPVEKEEVKSLEEIREETEKVAEKPKMEKPKEEKKEKVITIQGSMRVKDLAEALSISPTELIMELLNMKILANVNQMLDPDIIKEIAKKYGYKVEEIKPRVSLKKKTLSPEEEAKLKPRPPVVVVMGHVDHGKTTLLDAIRQTKIAEKEYGGITQHIGASMVEHNGRKIVFLDTPGHEAFTALRARGAQVTDIAVLVVAADDGVMPQTVEAINHAKAADVPIIVAINKIDKPEANPERVKQQLSEYGLIPEEWGGDTIMVPISAKKKQGIDQLLEMILLLSDILELKADPDKPAKGTIIETKMDKGRGPVATVIIQEGTLRLRDVFVAGDVMGRVRTMFDDKGRPLKEAFPSWPVEVSGFDELPQAGDILEVVEDEETAKRILEERKQKKETSNIEVWGLGEKVLPIIVKADTQGSLEAILQTIDKMHTEDITIKVIHSGVGGITESDVMLASASKGMIIGFNVRPDSKAQQAISKEKVIAKTYRIIYEIIEDLQNYIKGLKEPQIKEVVIGRGEVKATFNVPKVGTVAGVFVREGKIQRNAKVRLIRDGKIIYDGRIASLKRFKDDVNEVLTNFECGVGLENFGDIKPGDILEVYVLQQVQ, from the coding sequence ATGAAGAAAAGAATATACGAATTAAGCAAAGAATTAGGCATCGACAATAAAGATTTATTGAAGATATTATCAGATTTAGGAATTAATGTAAAATCAGCTTTAAATGTTATCGATGAAGAGGTCGAGGAAATTGTCCGAGAGCTTGTCTTAGGGAAAGCTGAAGGTTCAAAGGAAGAGCCTAAAACTCCCCCCGTAGAAAAAGAAGAGGTGAAAAGCTTAGAGGAAATACGAGAGGAAACTGAAAAAGTGGCGGAAAAACCTAAAATGGAGAAGCCAAAAGAAGAAAAGAAAGAGAAGGTTATTACAATACAAGGTAGCATGAGAGTAAAAGATCTAGCCGAAGCTCTCTCCATATCTCCCACAGAGCTTATAATGGAGCTTCTAAATATGAAAATCTTAGCAAATGTAAACCAGATGCTTGATCCAGATATAATAAAAGAGATAGCTAAAAAATATGGTTATAAAGTTGAGGAGATCAAACCTCGAGTAAGTCTAAAGAAAAAAACTTTATCACCAGAAGAAGAGGCAAAATTAAAACCACGTCCACCGGTAGTGGTGGTAATGGGACATGTAGACCACGGTAAGACAACTCTTCTTGATGCTATAAGACAAACAAAAATTGCAGAGAAAGAGTACGGTGGAATTACTCAACATATAGGTGCGTCTATGGTCGAACATAATGGAAGAAAAATAGTTTTTCTTGACACTCCAGGCCATGAGGCCTTTACAGCTTTAAGAGCTCGCGGAGCTCAAGTTACAGATATAGCCGTTCTTGTAGTTGCTGCTGATGATGGGGTCATGCCTCAGACGGTAGAGGCTATTAACCATGCTAAAGCAGCTGATGTTCCTATAATTGTAGCTATAAATAAAATTGATAAACCTGAGGCAAATCCAGAAAGGGTGAAACAACAACTATCAGAATATGGTCTTATCCCTGAAGAATGGGGTGGGGATACAATAATGGTTCCTATCTCTGCTAAAAAGAAGCAAGGAATAGATCAGCTTTTAGAAATGATTTTATTGCTTTCTGATATTTTAGAACTAAAAGCAGATCCAGATAAACCTGCAAAAGGAACCATAATAGAAACAAAGATGGACAAAGGTAGAGGTCCTGTTGCTACCGTTATAATTCAAGAGGGAACGCTCAGATTAAGAGATGTATTTGTAGCTGGGGATGTTATGGGAAGAGTAAGAACGATGTTTGACGATAAAGGTAGACCATTAAAGGAAGCTTTCCCTTCATGGCCAGTAGAAGTTTCAGGATTTGATGAACTACCACAAGCTGGTGATATATTAGAAGTTGTTGAGGACGAAGAAACTGCAAAGAGAATTCTTGAGGAAAGAAAGCAAAAGAAAGAAACTTCAAACATAGAAGTCTGGGGCCTTGGAGAAAAAGTTCTCCCAATAATTGTTAAAGCTGACACTCAGGGTTCCTTAGAAGCAATATTACAAACTATAGATAAAATGCACACAGAGGATATTACAATAAAAGTTATTCATTCTGGTGTTGGTGGAATAACAGAAAGCGACGTTATGCTTGCCTCAGCCTCAAAAGGAATGATCATAGGATTTAATGTCAGACCTGACTCAAAAGCTCAACAGGCTATAAGTAAAGAAAAAGTAATAGCTAAAACCTACAGAATAATTTATGAAATAATTGAGGATCTCCAAAATTATATTAAAGGCCTCAAAGAACCTCAAATTAAAGAAGTTGTCATTGGAAGAGGAGAGGTTAAAGCAACCTTCAATGTGCCTAAAGTAGGAACAGTAGCTGGAGTTTTTGTAAGAGAAGGCAAGATTCAAAGAAATGCTAAAGTAAGATTAATAAGGGATGGAAAAATAATCTACGATGGAAGAATAGCCTCGTTGAAGAGATTTAAAGACGACGTCAACGAAGTACTAACTAATTTCG